The Cetobacterium somerae ATCC BAA-474 genome includes a window with the following:
- a CDS encoding AAA family ATPase: MKVKNIHFKNHKVLKNLAIDFTNNGEVLDTVVIAGINGSGKTNLLKYIYDYFDKNYYYYNDLTNSVKFVFEKEEEEI, encoded by the coding sequence ATGAAAGTAAAAAATATACATTTTAAAAATCATAAAGTTTTAAAAAATTTAGCAATAGATTTTACTAATAACGGTGAAGTTCTTGATACTGTGGTTATTGCAGGTATTAATGGAAGTGGAAAAACAAATCTTTTAAAATATATCTATGATTATTTTGATAAAAATTATTATTATTATAATGATTTAACAAACTCTGTAAAGTTTGTATTTGAAAAAGAAGAGGAAGAAATAA